The Niallia circulans nucleotide sequence CAGTAATACAGTATAATCCATGCTCTCAAGTGTTTGTTGAACACCTATTAAAAACTCCGAGATAAATTTATTGGAGATATCCGTCACAATGACTCCAATAATTTTAGAGCTTTGTGACCTTAATTTAGCTGCAACCCGGTCGTATACATATCCCAATTCTTCAATGGAATATAATACTTTTTTCTTCGTTGCATCTGAAATCCGAGGATGATTGCGAATAACTAATGAAGCAGTTGAAGTCGAGACACCGGCATGCTTAGCAACATCTTGAAGCGTAATCCTCCGTTTTTTTTGTTTCAAAAAAATCACCATCTTATTCTTTTTAAGTTATCTATTATTATAATCGATTATTCAAGGTTTGCGTCATTTCTTGTATCAATTTGACTATTTTTAGCATTAATTGCATTTTTAAATCAACTTACATTATGACAAAAAAGACAAGCCGTAATCTAATTCCGGCTTGTCTCCTTATATTTCCTCACTTTTCAATCTGTTGATAAGCTCTTCCATCCAGCGTATGGTGTGGTCTGATCTTGTTGAATAATATCCGCTTATAAAATGAAGCAGATTTTCTTTTTCTGGGTAAAATTCCACTTTATCAAATGTCTTCACCTGCTCCCACCTTGCAGTAAAGCTGTCGAGTTTTTTTTCGAGAATATCTATGATTTTGTTGCGGTCCACATAATCCAAGTTAGATAAACCTACGAGCATATCTGTAATAGCATCAGCATTATCAAACAGCTTGTAAATTTTCTTTGGCAGTTCTTCCCTGCCCTTTTCGGTAATGCCAAATACTTGTTTATCTGGTCTGTGATCTTCTTTTATTATTTCAACGATTTCAATCAAACCTTGCTTTACTAGTGAATCAAAGTGGTAGTATAGCTTGCTTTCTGTCAAACCAACAAGCTGATCAAGTGGTATTGGCTCTGAAAGCTGTTTTTTAATTTTATAAGGATAATTATTTTCCTCCATCAGCCTGCTTAAGATGAAGATTTGAATTTGAGTCGACATGCGGGTTGTACTCCTTCACAGAGAATTATCCTTATTCTAGCAAAATTAAGCGGTAATTTCAGCACCATTCTTAACTTTTGCCTCTGATTCTTGATTCTCAACTGGTACATGCTTGTGCACGAATGTAACGATGACAATATTAATCAACATCGCTGCAGCACCAATTGCGACCATTGACCATATATATGGACTTGGGCTAATGCCTCCATACATGTTTGCAAAGTAAGCTTGAACAGAGTAATACATTGGTGAAATATGACTCATCCATTCATATGGCAGATACATCATATCTCTTGGGATAGTTGCACCATTTGCTAATGTTTGGAATAAGAGAATTGGCAAGTTCAATATCATACCGCCTTCCCCCACTAAGAAAAGCAAAATCGCTGTAAAGTTAAAGCAAACAAGATAGTTCAGAATTTGCTGGCCAAGCATACCAAAGAATAATTCACCGCTTGGCTGGTTTACTAAATAAGTAATACCTAAAGCAATCAATGATGATGTTACAGCAATTAATAATGCAGTTGATTGTACATAAAGGAATAGTTTTGTTTTGCTTGCTTTTCCGCGACTAGCTTTAAATGCAGCTACTAGCTGCATTGCACCAATCATCGCACCAACATAACCTGCCATTGTCAAAAACATCGGCACCATATTATTATTCATGCCATCTGGAATTTCATTAATGGATACTACATTTCCTGTGTAGGCTGTTTCGATTTTATTCGCTAATTCTGCAGCCTGATCTTCAGGCACATTAAAGTTCATCAACACACCTTGAGCTGTTTGCTGAGAGAATTGTGTGCTCAGTTGATTATTGATTTGTGTTACAACTGAGTTCATTGTTGAGGAAACAGTTGTTGCACCTGCCTCATTAATAGTGAAATCAATACTTGATGAAACTTCTCCTTTTTGTAAGTCGGCAGAGAACGTTTCTGGAATATGAACAACTAACGCTAAATCGTTTTTATCTAAGTCTTTTAACGCTTGGCTGTTGGACAGGTCTGTTTCAATATTTTTAAAAGGCAAGTTCTCCTCTAACTGACTCGCAATCTTGGCACCATACTCCCCAGCATCATCATTGACAATGGCAATTGGCAATTTATCTACATTTCCTGGAATTGCAGAGTAACCTGGCAAGAAGATGCCGAGCATAGCAATCGCATAGAAAATCCCCATAAAGATGGCAGCAATTGCTCCTCTTGTTTTTAAGAACTGTTTAAACTTCATGATTTTTACATCCCCTTAATAAAATTAAAGTACTCAAATTAAAGTACTTTTTATAAAGTATTTCATCATTTTAATTTATTAATCATGTCCTGTCAACTGAGAAATCCTCTTCCTTCATGCAATAAAAAGAGGCTAAAAGTTTCTTTTAGCCTCTGGACAAGTTCAACTATGAAGTTTATGTTTTGATATGTTTTTTTCTAGTATATAGTAGTCAATTTTCAGAAAAGGAAGGCCAAATAGCTTCATTTTATGGATAGCGGTTAGTTCTCCAGCTTGTTTTTCTTCAATCAAAAAGTCTTCAGATAATGGCAGCTTAAATAGCAGTTTTCCAGTTGCCAGGTATATACCTTGATTCCCTTCTCCTTGACTAGACAGCACAAGAGATTTGGTTCTTTTTTCAAGCCGCAGGATGCCTCCCATTGTTGAAAATGGAAGTGGCAATGCGATATTCATATATGTCGTGCCTTTATTTTCATGACTAGAATAAATGGCCGTAAAAACGGTGCTTCCATTCACATCTCGCACCCATGCTCGAGGGCTCTTACGGCCATCAAGCAATGAATTTACCCCAAGAATTTGCCCGTGCATTTCCACTTGTTTCTTTGATATGGGCAGATTCAACTGATTAAGCAAAATACTGATGGGTTTATAGATAATAAGCAGTGGTTTAAACCAACCAGCCCAATATGTTGTTGCAAATAAACGATATTTATCACTTTGCTCGTAGAAATGGACGATTGTTTTAGGTAATCCCTTTATATCAACAAATTCACTAAGATCATCAACTAGCCCTGATTTATAGCTATTATCTGTCGTTAATTTCCCTCTTATCCTACTGACAGGAAAGCTCCAGACAGCCTGCTTCGATTCAGGCAGATGAAGTTTCCATCCAAGTACACCAATAAGCCCGAAGAGAATACAGTTCACTACCCCATGAAATAACAGCATAAAGTCTAATGTTACATACCACCTTCCAAAGGCACGTCCAACTGAATAGACAAGAGAAAATAAGATTGTCATACCAAGGGCACTATAAGATAATCGAATAAACAGCCCTTGCAGAAAATACTCAAATTTAGTCTTAAATGCCAGATAGATTAAACTATAAATCGCAAACATGTAAAAAATAACGGAAATAAATTCGAGTAGTCGCCAAAATGTTATGCCTAGCGCAACAAGCATTGGTGCAGCTAAAATGAGTGGCACAATTACATTGTAAAGTGCTGACTTATGAATTCGACCAAAGAAGCCAACCGATATTGGCAATAAAAAGGCCGAATAATGAAAGTGAATCGCTGTCAGCCAATTAAGCATCGGACTAAATCCGGTATTAATCCCATTAATATCAATAAAAAACCAAATTCCTCCCATAAATAAATACATCATCCCGATATCAATCGAAATTTCCGCCCAGTTGACAAAACCACGCCTAAAAAATCGGCCCAAACCGTTCAATGCTACAAACAGTGTAAACAGTATATATATTATAGATAGTATCATTTGTCCTGTCTGAATAGTGATCACATGCAACAAAAATACAGACACCTGACCTGCGCCAATAATAAACGCCTGTTTCTTGGTTATTTCCATTACTAAATGAAGTGTCATTGGAACAAGAATCAATTGTGCGGCCGTTAACAACAAGAAATGCAGCTCTGTTGTATAAAAACAACTTGCCAGAAATAAAATAAGTCCACTTATCATTGATGAGTTATGTATTCTCTTGCTTGAACCTGCCTTCATATGACATCAACCTTCCTAGCAGCGGATTTCTTATATCCACATGAATAGTGTAAAGCTCAATTACATCATCATAGCCCTCCTTAACCGTTACCCTTCCTTCCAATAACCGCGGGAGAGGAACTTCCCATTTTCCAAGGAGGATGCGCTGTGCGCCTGATTGGATTTGCAAGTCTCCGGTCGATGCTACAAGAAAAGTTAAATCCGAATAAAATAAATTAGGCTCTCCTAAATAATCTTTAACAATCCTGCGTTCCGCATCAATTGTCATATATGCATTAAAATGTCTCGTAACATCAGAAAAGTGAAAACTCCGTTCCCAATATATTTCTTGGTCACCATTTGCAAGCTGCTTCGATGTATTTTTTAACGAAAACGGGATATTGCTTCCT carries:
- a CDS encoding PadR family transcriptional regulator, translating into MSTQIQIFILSRLMEENNYPYKIKKQLSEPIPLDQLVGLTESKLYYHFDSLVKQGLIEIVEIIKEDHRPDKQVFGITEKGREELPKKIYKLFDNADAITDMLVGLSNLDYVDRNKIIDILEKKLDSFTARWEQVKTFDKVEFYPEKENLLHFISGYYSTRSDHTIRWMEELINRLKSEEI
- a CDS encoding YhgE/Pip domain-containing protein codes for the protein MKFKQFLKTRGAIAAIFMGIFYAIAMLGIFLPGYSAIPGNVDKLPIAIVNDDAGEYGAKIASQLEENLPFKNIETDLSNSQALKDLDKNDLALVVHIPETFSADLQKGEVSSSIDFTINEAGATTVSSTMNSVVTQINNQLSTQFSQQTAQGVLMNFNVPEDQAAELANKIETAYTGNVVSINEIPDGMNNNMVPMFLTMAGYVGAMIGAMQLVAAFKASRGKASKTKLFLYVQSTALLIAVTSSLIALGITYLVNQPSGELFFGMLGQQILNYLVCFNFTAILLFLVGEGGMILNLPILLFQTLANGATIPRDMMYLPYEWMSHISPMYYSVQAYFANMYGGISPSPYIWSMVAIGAAAMLINIVIVTFVHKHVPVENQESEAKVKNGAEITA
- a CDS encoding YndJ family protein, which encodes MKAGSSKRIHNSSMISGLILFLASCFYTTELHFLLLTAAQLILVPMTLHLVMEITKKQAFIIGAGQVSVFLLHVITIQTGQMILSIIYILFTLFVALNGLGRFFRRGFVNWAEISIDIGMMYLFMGGIWFFIDINGINTGFSPMLNWLTAIHFHYSAFLLPISVGFFGRIHKSALYNVIVPLILAAPMLVALGITFWRLLEFISVIFYMFAIYSLIYLAFKTKFEYFLQGLFIRLSYSALGMTILFSLVYSVGRAFGRWYVTLDFMLLFHGVVNCILFGLIGVLGWKLHLPESKQAVWSFPVSRIRGKLTTDNSYKSGLVDDLSEFVDIKGLPKTIVHFYEQSDKYRLFATTYWAGWFKPLLIIYKPISILLNQLNLPISKKQVEMHGQILGVNSLLDGRKSPRAWVRDVNGSTVFTAIYSSHENKGTTYMNIALPLPFSTMGGILRLEKRTKSLVLSSQGEGNQGIYLATGKLLFKLPLSEDFLIEEKQAGELTAIHKMKLFGLPFLKIDYYILEKNISKHKLHS
- a CDS encoding DUF4166 domain-containing protein is translated as MMIYKEILGDDFYKLHPKLQERYSITVNRPFHGKGIMLHISNGKRWLNPFLKFAVRWKFLFPEEGSNIPFSLKNTSKQLANGDQEIYWERSFHFSDVTRHFNAYMTIDAERRIVKDYLGEPNLFYSDLTFLVASTGDLQIQSGAQRILLGKWEVPLPRLLEGRVTVKEGYDDVIELYTIHVDIRNPLLGRLMSYEGRFKQENT